From a region of the Streptomyces venezuelae genome:
- a CDS encoding PLP-dependent aminotransferase family protein: MATGRVVRTADRTIGSRQLAALLPADVLARPGYRALADAVRTLILDGRVALHVRLPAERELAEAVGASRATVTGAYDLLRESGYVRSRRGSGTWTELPDGHRPVGAHALLGAGGYSADGEPGVDLAIAAMGAPQGCLADAFAWAAPRLPRLARDPGYHPFGLPDLRSAVADRFTRRGLPTRPEQILVTAGAQQAFSLVVGLLCGPGDRVVTENPTYANALDALRHARLRTGSIAVSDAGWDMEIAESTLRQTVPRLAYVIPDFHNPTGVLMPPEQRLRLLAATRATGTWLVVDETIADIALDVPAPAPLASLAPRGGADHVITIGSLSKTHWGGLRVGWIRATAKMITELTAVRVSADMTGSVLDQLVALPLLDGLDRELPARLAQLRIQREALVQALRRHTPEWSWQVPPGGLSLWVDLGEPVSSALAERAAAAGVHIGRGARFGVDPGTFEHRLRIPYTLPADRLDEGIHRLATAFHDGIPLPSSVDRPYWVA, encoded by the coding sequence ATGGCAACAGGGCGAGTGGTCCGGACTGCGGACAGAACCATCGGCAGCCGTCAGCTCGCGGCCCTGCTGCCCGCCGACGTCCTGGCCCGCCCCGGCTACCGGGCGCTCGCCGACGCCGTCCGCACGCTGATCCTCGACGGACGCGTCGCCCTGCACGTCCGGCTGCCCGCCGAACGCGAACTCGCCGAGGCCGTCGGCGCCAGCCGGGCCACCGTCACCGGCGCCTACGACCTGCTGCGCGAGAGCGGCTACGTCCGCAGCCGGCGCGGCTCCGGCACCTGGACCGAGCTCCCCGACGGCCACCGCCCCGTCGGCGCCCACGCCCTCCTCGGCGCCGGCGGCTACAGCGCCGACGGCGAGCCCGGGGTCGACCTCGCCATCGCCGCCATGGGCGCACCGCAGGGCTGCCTCGCCGACGCCTTCGCGTGGGCCGCGCCCCGGCTGCCCCGGCTCGCCCGGGATCCCGGCTACCACCCCTTCGGCCTGCCCGACCTCCGCAGCGCCGTCGCCGACCGGTTCACCCGGCGCGGGCTCCCCACGCGCCCCGAGCAGATCCTGGTCACGGCCGGGGCCCAGCAGGCCTTCTCGCTGGTGGTCGGTCTGCTCTGCGGCCCGGGGGACCGGGTCGTGACCGAGAACCCGACCTACGCCAACGCACTCGACGCGCTGCGCCACGCACGGCTGCGCACCGGATCCATCGCCGTGTCCGACGCGGGCTGGGACATGGAGATAGCCGAGTCCACGCTCCGCCAGACCGTGCCCAGGCTGGCGTACGTGATCCCCGACTTCCACAACCCGACGGGCGTGCTGATGCCGCCGGAGCAGCGGCTGCGGCTGCTCGCGGCGACCCGCGCCACCGGAACCTGGCTGGTCGTCGACGAGACGATCGCCGACATCGCGCTGGACGTGCCCGCGCCAGCACCGCTGGCCTCCCTCGCCCCGCGCGGGGGCGCGGACCACGTGATCACCATCGGCTCGCTGAGCAAGACGCACTGGGGCGGGCTGCGGGTGGGGTGGATCCGGGCCACCGCGAAGATGATCACCGAGCTGACGGCCGTACGGGTCTCCGCCGACATGACCGGCTCGGTGCTCGACCAGCTGGTCGCGCTCCCGCTGCTGGACGGCCTCGACCGGGAGCTGCCCGCACGGCTGGCGCAGCTGCGGATCCAGCGGGAGGCCCTGGTGCAGGCCCTCCGGCGGCACACCCCGGAATGGTCCTGGCAGGTCCCGCCGGGCGGCCTCTCGCTCTGGGTCGACCTGGGCGAGCCGGTCAGCTCCGCCCTGGCCGAGCGGGCCGCCGCGGCCGGGGTGCACATCGGCCGCGGCGCGCGCTTCGGGGTGGACCCGGGCACCTTCGAACACCGGCTGCGGATCCCGTACACGCTCCCCGCCGACCGGCTCGACGAGGGGATCCACCGCCTCGCGACCGCCTTCCACGACGGGATCCCGCTGCCGTCGTCGGTGGACCGGCCGTACTGGGTGGCGTGA
- a CDS encoding response regulator, translating to MTIRLLLADDHPVVRAGLRAVLDTEPDFAVVAEAATAERAVELAAREPVDVVLMDLQFGPGPGMHGSEATALITARPGAPRVLVLTTYDTDADILAAVEAGASGYLLKDAPPEELAAAVRTASAGQSALAPAVALRLMDRMRTPAEALTKRELEVLQLVADGLSNQQISKELFLSQATVKSHLVHIYAKLGVDSRTSAVATAAVRRLIRTP from the coding sequence GTGACCATCCGTCTCCTGCTCGCCGACGACCACCCGGTGGTCCGGGCCGGGCTGCGCGCCGTGCTGGACACCGAACCGGACTTCGCGGTGGTGGCCGAGGCGGCGACCGCCGAGCGGGCGGTGGAGCTGGCCGCCCGTGAGCCGGTGGACGTGGTGCTGATGGACCTCCAGTTCGGTCCCGGTCCCGGGATGCACGGCTCCGAGGCGACGGCCCTGATCACCGCCCGGCCGGGCGCGCCCCGGGTGCTGGTGCTGACCACGTACGACACGGACGCGGACATCCTGGCGGCCGTGGAGGCGGGTGCCTCCGGCTACCTGCTCAAGGACGCCCCGCCGGAGGAGCTCGCGGCGGCCGTACGGACGGCCTCGGCGGGCCAGTCGGCACTGGCCCCGGCGGTGGCGCTGCGCCTGATGGACCGGATGCGGACCCCGGCGGAGGCGCTGACGAAGCGTGAGCTGGAGGTGCTGCAGCTGGTGGCGGACGGCCTGTCGAACCAGCAGATCTCCAAGGAGCTCTTCCTCAGCCAGGCCACCGTCAAATCCCACCTGGTGCACATCTACGCCAAGCTCGGCGTCGACTCCCGCACCTCGGCGGTCGCGACGGCCGCCGTACGCCGGCTGATCCGCACCCCCTAG
- a CDS encoding sensor histidine kinase encodes MTAPVSSAPPAPTAPPARPATRALTPVSKVLRLCLHALLFGLLALAATRAVTDSAPRAGWVIAACAVLAAVYAGGVRAPAVHSSPRAGALWLAGLGAAWAALLVVCPDGLWIAFPLYFLELHLLRLRWGVTAVAATACAAIAGFLAHSSAVTPGAFLGPLLGGAVAVATVLGYQALYRESERRRELIEELITTRAELAAAERGAGILAERERLAREIHDTLAQGLSSIQLLLRAAERALPEGAPALAHIGQAREAAQENLAEARRFVRALTPPDLERGSLAAALERLCTGVPGPRVRFSLVGSPRVLPTPYEVALLRIAQSALANVVRHARAGRAEITLTFMDASVTLDIVDDGHGFDPASASPGPAGSGDGGFGLPAMRSRAETLGGLFTVESDPGQGTAVAVTLPLPLENLENAETLGHVAHGAHVAHVGQVENTVHAQRPDAVEAL; translated from the coding sequence ATGACTGCTCCCGTTTCCTCCGCTCCCCCCGCTCCGACCGCTCCCCCGGCCCGTCCCGCCACCCGTGCCCTGACGCCCGTGTCCAAGGTGCTGCGGCTGTGCCTGCACGCGCTGCTCTTCGGCCTGCTCGCGCTCGCCGCCACGCGGGCCGTCACCGACTCCGCGCCCCGGGCCGGCTGGGTGATCGCGGCCTGCGCGGTGCTCGCCGCCGTCTACGCGGGCGGCGTACGGGCCCCCGCCGTGCACAGCTCGCCGCGCGCCGGGGCGCTGTGGCTGGCGGGGCTCGGCGCGGCATGGGCGGCGCTGCTCGTGGTCTGCCCCGACGGGCTGTGGATCGCGTTCCCGCTGTACTTCCTGGAGCTGCACCTGCTGCGGCTGCGCTGGGGGGTCACGGCCGTCGCGGCCACCGCGTGCGCGGCCATCGCCGGATTCCTCGCGCACAGCAGCGCGGTGACCCCCGGGGCCTTCCTCGGGCCGTTGCTGGGCGGAGCGGTGGCGGTGGCGACCGTACTGGGCTACCAGGCGCTCTACCGCGAGAGCGAGCGCCGCCGGGAGCTGATCGAGGAGCTGATCACCACCCGGGCGGAGCTGGCCGCGGCCGAGCGGGGCGCGGGGATCCTGGCCGAGCGGGAGCGCCTCGCCCGGGAGATCCACGACACCCTCGCCCAGGGGCTGTCCTCCATCCAGCTGCTGCTGCGGGCGGCCGAGCGGGCACTGCCGGAGGGTGCCCCGGCGCTCGCGCACATCGGGCAGGCCCGGGAGGCGGCCCAGGAGAACCTCGCCGAGGCGCGTCGTTTCGTACGGGCCCTCACCCCGCCGGACCTGGAGCGCGGGTCGCTGGCGGCCGCGCTGGAGCGGCTGTGCACGGGGGTTCCGGGACCGCGCGTGCGGTTCTCGCTGGTGGGCAGCCCGCGGGTGCTGCCGACCCCCTACGAGGTGGCCCTGCTGCGGATCGCGCAGTCGGCGCTGGCCAATGTGGTGCGGCACGCGCGGGCCGGGCGCGCCGAGATCACCCTGACGTTCATGGACGCCTCGGTCACCCTGGACATCGTCGACGACGGGCACGGCTTCGACCCGGCGTCCGCGTCACCGGGTCCGGCGGGCTCCGGCGACGGCGGCTTCGGGCTGCCGGCGATGCGCTCGCGCGCCGAGACCCTGGGCGGGCTGTTCACCGTGGAGTCCGACCCGGGCCAGGGCACCGCCGTGGCCGTCACCCTGCCGCTGCCCCTCGAAAACCTCGAAAACGCCGAAACCCTCGGACACGTCGCACACGGCGCACACGTCGCACACGTCGGACAGGTCGAGAACACGGTGCACGCGCAGCGCCCGGACGCCGTGGAGGCACTGTGA
- a CDS encoding ABC transporter permease codes for MFVAWRDLRFAKGRFALMGSVVLLITLLVGLLSGLTSGLARENISAVTGLPATHLAFAAPAGDQKVSFTNSQVAEPAWLAWREQPGVKAAEPLGIRTTNAVSGERTAAVSAFGVASAGGLAPRNAGLTQGQAVLTEKAAKELGGLTAGAKLKIGPLELTVAGVSGTAAYSHTPVVWMDLNDWQRVGNPGTSLDTLATVVAVSAGDGVDLGAADRAAATRAQTVDEALGAIGSYQAENGSLQLMRGFLFAISALVIGAFFTVWTIQRSGDIAVLKALGASTPYLLKDALGQAVVMLALGTGLGTALAAGFGALISGGPVPFVLDAATVLVPAAVMILLGALGAALSIRRITAVDPLTALGSAR; via the coding sequence ATGTTCGTCGCATGGAGAGATCTACGGTTCGCGAAGGGCCGCTTCGCCCTCATGGGTTCGGTCGTGCTGCTCATCACCCTGCTGGTGGGCCTGCTGTCCGGGCTCACCTCAGGCCTGGCCCGGGAGAACATCTCGGCCGTCACCGGTCTGCCCGCCACCCATCTGGCCTTCGCCGCGCCCGCCGGGGACCAGAAGGTGTCCTTCACCAACTCCCAGGTGGCCGAGCCCGCCTGGCTGGCCTGGCGCGAACAGCCCGGGGTGAAGGCGGCCGAGCCGCTCGGCATCCGCACCACCAACGCCGTCTCGGGTGAGCGCACCGCCGCGGTCTCGGCCTTCGGGGTGGCCTCCGCCGGGGGGCTCGCACCGCGGAACGCAGGCCTCACCCAGGGCCAGGCGGTCCTGACCGAGAAGGCCGCGAAGGAGCTCGGCGGCCTGACCGCCGGGGCCAAGCTCAAGATCGGCCCGCTGGAGCTGACCGTGGCGGGCGTCTCCGGGACCGCCGCCTACAGCCACACCCCGGTCGTCTGGATGGACCTGAACGACTGGCAGCGCGTCGGCAACCCCGGCACCTCCCTCGACACCCTCGCCACCGTCGTCGCCGTCTCCGCCGGCGACGGCGTGGACCTCGGCGCGGCGGACAGGGCGGCCGCCACCAGGGCGCAGACCGTCGACGAGGCGCTGGGCGCCATAGGCTCGTACCAGGCCGAGAACGGCTCGCTGCAGCTGATGCGCGGCTTCCTGTTCGCCATCTCCGCCCTGGTCATAGGCGCGTTCTTCACCGTGTGGACGATCCAGCGCAGCGGGGACATCGCCGTCCTGAAGGCACTGGGTGCCTCCACCCCGTACCTCCTGAAGGACGCCCTCGGCCAGGCCGTCGTGATGCTCGCCCTCGGCACCGGGCTGGGCACCGCGCTCGCCGCCGGCTTCGGCGCGCTGATCAGCGGCGGCCCCGTCCCGTTCGTCCTGGACGCCGCCACCGTGCTCGTTCCCGCCGCGGTCATGATCCTGCTCGGCGCTCTGGGCGCTGCCCTGTCCATCCGGCGGATCACCGCCGTCGACCCGCTGACCGCCCTCGGGAGCGCCCGATGA
- a CDS encoding ABC transporter ATP-binding protein, producing the protein MTLLVHDVTLTYPDGEHRLTALDGVSLEVPAGTLTAVIGPSGSGKSSLLAVAATLVTPDSGRVVVAGRDTTELGPAEKSALRREKIGIVFQQPNLLASLTAAEQLQVMAHLSGRPARAVRGRALELLDAVGLAEKADKRPHQLSGGQRQRINIARALMNEPAVLLVDEPTSALDHERGAAVLDLLVTLTRERSTATVLVTHDHAHLERMDRTATMTDGRLTPSPATAADPAAVPRA; encoded by the coding sequence ATGACCCTGCTCGTCCACGACGTCACGCTGACCTACCCCGACGGCGAGCACCGGCTCACCGCCCTCGACGGGGTGAGCCTGGAGGTGCCCGCCGGCACGCTGACGGCGGTCATCGGCCCCTCCGGCTCCGGCAAGTCCAGCCTGCTCGCGGTCGCCGCCACCCTCGTCACCCCGGATTCCGGCCGGGTGGTGGTCGCGGGCCGGGACACCACGGAGCTCGGCCCCGCCGAGAAGTCGGCCCTGCGCCGGGAGAAGATCGGCATCGTCTTCCAGCAGCCCAACCTCCTGGCCTCGCTGACCGCCGCCGAACAGCTCCAGGTCATGGCGCACCTCTCCGGCCGCCCCGCGCGTGCCGTGCGCGGGCGGGCGCTGGAGCTGCTGGACGCGGTGGGCCTGGCCGAGAAGGCCGACAAGCGCCCCCACCAGCTCTCCGGCGGCCAGCGGCAGCGGATCAACATCGCCCGCGCCCTGATGAACGAGCCCGCCGTGCTGCTGGTCGACGAGCCGACCAGCGCGCTCGACCACGAGCGCGGGGCGGCCGTGCTCGACCTGCTGGTCACCCTGACCCGGGAGCGCTCCACGGCCACGGTGCTGGTCACGCACGACCACGCGCACCTGGAACGGATGGACCGTACGGCGACGATGACGGACGGCAGGCTGACGCCGAGCCCGGCCACGGCGGCGGACCCGGCCGCGGTGCCGAGGGCCTGA
- a CDS encoding IclR family transcriptional regulator, giving the protein MPTSSASTTDASSKTPAASGGVQSLERAFDLLERMADAGGEVGLSELSAASGLPLPTIHRLMRTLVACGYVRQQPNRRYSLGPRLIRLGESASRLLGTWARPYLARLVEETGETANMALLDGDEIVYVAQVPSKHSMRMFTEVGRRVLPHSTGVGKALLAHTPADEVRALLARTGMPAATEKTITTPEGFLDALEQVRKVGYAVDDNEQEIGVRCLAVSVPNSPTAAAISISGPAGRVTEAVAESFVPILQGVAAELSVALANQSPS; this is encoded by the coding sequence GTGCCGACGTCCAGCGCCAGCACCACCGACGCTTCCTCGAAGACCCCTGCCGCCAGCGGTGGCGTCCAGTCTCTTGAGCGCGCCTTCGACCTGCTCGAACGCATGGCCGATGCCGGGGGCGAGGTCGGCCTCAGCGAGCTCTCCGCCGCCAGCGGTCTGCCTCTGCCCACGATCCACCGCCTGATGCGCACGCTGGTGGCGTGCGGCTACGTACGCCAGCAGCCCAACCGACGGTACTCCCTCGGCCCCCGTCTGATCCGCCTCGGCGAGTCCGCGTCGCGCCTGCTCGGTACCTGGGCCCGCCCCTACCTCGCCCGCCTGGTCGAGGAGACCGGGGAGACGGCGAACATGGCCCTCCTCGACGGCGACGAGATCGTCTACGTCGCCCAGGTGCCGTCCAAGCACTCCATGCGCATGTTCACCGAGGTCGGCCGCCGGGTGCTGCCGCACTCCACCGGTGTGGGCAAGGCGCTCCTCGCCCACACCCCGGCCGACGAGGTACGCGCCCTGCTGGCCCGCACCGGGATGCCGGCGGCGACCGAGAAGACCATCACCACGCCCGAGGGCTTCCTCGACGCGCTGGAGCAGGTCCGCAAGGTGGGCTACGCGGTCGACGACAACGAGCAGGAGATAGGAGTCCGCTGCCTCGCCGTGTCGGTGCCGAACTCGCCGACCGCCGCCGCGATCTCCATCTCCGGTCCGGCGGGCCGGGTCACGGAGGCCGTCGCCGAGTCCTTCGTGCCGATCCTGCAGGGCGTGGCCGCCGAGCTCTCGGTCGCCCTGGCCAACCAGAGCCCCTCGTAG
- the allB gene encoding allantoinase AllB, which yields MAVELVLRSTRVITPEGTRAASVAVAGGKIAAVLPYEAEVPAGARLEDFGDDVLLPGLVDTHVHVNDPGRTEWEGFWTATRAAAAGGITTILDMPLNSLPPTTTVDNLRVKQEVARAKAHVDVGFWGGALPDNVKDLAPLHDAGVYGFKCFLSPSGVDEFPELDQEQLATSLAEITGFGGLLIVHAEDPHHLDAAPVVPGPKYADFLASRPRDAENTAIGNLIAQAKRLNARVHVLHLSSSDALPLIAAAKAEGVQITVESCPHYLTLTAEEVPDGASEFKCCPPIREAANQDLLWDALADGTIDCIVSDHSPSTADLKTSDFSTAWGGISSLQLGLPAIWTEARRRGRTLEDVVRWMSAAPAALAGLAQKGAIEAGRDADFAVLAPEETFTVDPAELHHRNQVTAYAGKTLHGVVKSTWLRGTQIADHGTPTEPTGLLLERQN from the coding sequence GTGGCTGTGGAACTGGTACTGCGCTCGACGCGCGTCATCACCCCCGAGGGGACGCGCGCCGCCTCGGTGGCCGTCGCCGGCGGGAAGATCGCGGCCGTGCTGCCGTACGAGGCCGAGGTCCCGGCCGGAGCCCGGCTGGAGGACTTCGGAGACGACGTCCTGCTGCCCGGCCTGGTCGACACCCACGTCCACGTGAACGACCCCGGCCGCACCGAGTGGGAGGGCTTCTGGACGGCCACCCGCGCCGCCGCGGCCGGCGGCATCACCACCATCCTCGACATGCCGCTCAACTCCCTCCCGCCGACCACCACGGTCGACAACCTGCGCGTCAAGCAGGAGGTCGCCCGCGCCAAGGCGCACGTGGACGTCGGCTTCTGGGGCGGCGCCCTGCCGGACAACGTCAAGGACCTGGCCCCGCTGCACGACGCCGGCGTCTACGGCTTCAAGTGCTTCCTGTCGCCCTCGGGCGTGGACGAGTTCCCCGAGCTCGACCAGGAGCAGCTGGCCACCTCCCTCGCCGAGATCACCGGCTTCGGCGGCCTGCTGATCGTGCACGCCGAGGACCCGCACCACCTGGACGCCGCCCCCGTCGTCCCGGGCCCCAAGTACGCCGACTTCCTCGCCTCCCGGCCGCGCGACGCCGAGAACACCGCGATCGGCAACCTGATCGCCCAGGCCAAGCGGCTGAACGCCCGCGTGCACGTGCTGCACCTGTCGTCCTCCGACGCGCTGCCGCTGATCGCCGCCGCCAAGGCCGAGGGCGTGCAGATCACCGTCGAGTCCTGCCCGCACTACCTCACCCTCACGGCCGAGGAAGTGCCGGACGGGGCCAGCGAGTTCAAGTGCTGCCCGCCCATCCGCGAGGCCGCCAACCAGGACCTCCTGTGGGACGCGCTCGCCGACGGCACCATCGACTGCATCGTCTCCGACCACTCGCCCTCCACCGCGGACCTGAAGACCAGCGACTTCTCCACCGCGTGGGGCGGCATCTCCTCCCTCCAGCTGGGCCTTCCCGCCATCTGGACCGAGGCGCGCCGCCGCGGCCGGACCCTGGAGGACGTCGTCCGCTGGATGTCCGCCGCCCCGGCCGCCCTCGCCGGGCTGGCGCAGAAGGGCGCGATCGAGGCCGGCCGCGACGCCGACTTCGCCGTGCTCGCCCCCGAAGAAACGTTCACTGTGGACCCGGCCGAGCTCCACCACCGCAACCAGGTCACGGCGTACGCGGGCAAGACCCTGCACGGCGTCGTCAAGTCCACCTGGCTGCGCGGCACGCAGATCGCCGACCACGGCACCCCGACCGAGCCCACGGGCCTCCTCCTCGAAAGGCAGAACTGA
- the alc gene encoding allantoicase has product MAIPSFTGNANPYGGGDPYADYRTADFPFTQYANLAARELGAGVIAANDEFFAQRENLLISEAAHFDPEDFGHKGKVMDGWETRRRRGVSATQPWPTAEDHDWALVRLGAPGVIRGIVVDTAHFRGNMPQAVSVEATNWAGALAPTPEELQGDDVKWTTIVARTPVGGHAANGFEVDVEQRFTHLRVNQHPDGGIARLRVYGEVLPDPKWLDALGSFDVAALENGGSVQDASNRFYSPPTNTINPGRSRKMDDGWETARRRDNGNDWIRYQLVAESEIRAVEIDTAYLKGNSAGWASLSVKTGEEGEWTEFLPRTRLQPDTNHRFVLDAPAVGTHVRIDIFPDGGFSRLRLFGSLTESGAAALTARHQELGG; this is encoded by the coding sequence GTGGCGATTCCTTCCTTCACCGGCAACGCGAACCCGTACGGAGGCGGCGACCCGTACGCGGACTACCGCACCGCGGACTTCCCGTTCACCCAGTACGCGAACCTCGCCGCCCGTGAGCTGGGCGCCGGTGTCATCGCCGCCAACGACGAGTTCTTCGCCCAGCGCGAGAACCTCCTGATCTCCGAGGCCGCGCACTTCGACCCCGAGGACTTCGGGCACAAGGGCAAGGTCATGGACGGCTGGGAGACCCGCCGCCGCCGCGGCGTCTCCGCCACGCAGCCCTGGCCGACCGCCGAGGACCACGACTGGGCGCTCGTACGCCTGGGCGCCCCCGGCGTCATCCGCGGCATCGTCGTCGACACCGCCCACTTCCGCGGCAACATGCCGCAGGCCGTCTCCGTCGAGGCCACCAACTGGGCGGGCGCCCTCGCGCCGACCCCGGAGGAGCTCCAGGGCGACGACGTGAAGTGGACGACGATCGTCGCCCGCACCCCGGTCGGCGGCCACGCGGCCAACGGTTTCGAGGTGGACGTGGAGCAGCGCTTCACCCACCTGCGCGTCAACCAGCACCCCGACGGCGGCATCGCCCGCCTGCGCGTCTACGGCGAGGTCCTGCCCGACCCGAAGTGGCTCGACGCGCTCGGCTCCTTCGACGTGGCGGCCCTGGAGAACGGCGGCTCCGTCCAGGACGCCTCCAACCGCTTCTACTCCCCGCCCACCAACACCATCAACCCGGGCCGCTCCCGCAAGATGGACGACGGCTGGGAGACCGCGCGCCGCCGCGACAACGGCAACGACTGGATCCGCTACCAGCTCGTCGCCGAGTCCGAGATCCGCGCCGTCGAGATCGACACCGCGTACCTCAAGGGCAACTCGGCCGGCTGGGCCTCCCTGTCGGTCAAGACCGGGGAGGAGGGCGAGTGGACGGAGTTCCTGCCGCGCACCCGCCTGCAGCCCGACACGAACCACCGCTTCGTCCTGGACGCCCCGGCGGTCGGCACGCACGTCCGGATCGACATCTTCCCGGACGGCGGCTTCTCCCGCCTGCGCCTGTTCGGTTCCCTGACGGAGTCCGGCGCCGCGGCCCTGACCGCCCGCCACCAGGAACTCGGCGGCTGA
- a CDS encoding SDR family oxidoreductase: protein MDSNNGTVVLVTGGSRGIGAAVALRLAEDGADVAITYVSDAEAAAEVVGKVEALGRRAVALRADAGNAAEVANAVGETVRRFGRLDVLVNNAGVGLLGPLAELTPADVERVLAVNVRGVFHTTQAAAAHLGSGGRIITIGSCMTQRVPGPGGTLYAMSKSALIGFNRALARELGERGITVNLVHPGPVDTDMNPADGPYAASQAALTALGRFGAAREVAAVVAFLAGPEASYVTGAEFAVDGGHAA, encoded by the coding sequence ATGGACAGCAACAACGGCACCGTGGTTCTGGTGACCGGTGGAAGCCGGGGCATCGGGGCGGCCGTCGCTCTGCGGCTCGCCGAGGACGGGGCCGACGTCGCGATCACCTACGTCAGCGACGCGGAGGCGGCGGCCGAGGTCGTGGGGAAGGTCGAGGCGCTCGGGCGGCGGGCCGTCGCGCTGCGGGCCGATGCGGGGAACGCCGCCGAGGTCGCGAACGCCGTCGGGGAGACCGTTCGGCGGTTCGGGCGGCTCGACGTGCTGGTGAACAACGCCGGTGTGGGTCTGCTCGGGCCGCTCGCGGAGCTGACCCCGGCCGACGTGGAGCGCGTACTCGCGGTCAACGTGCGCGGGGTGTTCCACACGACGCAGGCCGCCGCCGCCCACCTCGGATCCGGCGGGCGGATCATCACCATCGGCAGCTGCATGACCCAGCGGGTGCCCGGTCCGGGCGGGACGCTCTACGCCATGAGCAAGTCGGCGCTGATCGGGTTCAACAGGGCGCTCGCCCGGGAGCTGGGCGAGCGCGGGATCACCGTGAACCTCGTGCACCCGGGGCCGGTGGACACGGACATGAACCCGGCGGACGGACCCTACGCGGCTTCGCAGGCGGCCCTGACGGCACTCGGGCGGTTCGGTGCGGCGCGGGAGGTGGCGGCCGTGGTGGCCTTCCTCGCGGGTCCGGAGGCGTCGTACGTGACGGGGGCGGAGTTCGCGGTGGACGGGGGGCACGCCGCGTAG